One part of the Streptomyces lienomycini genome encodes these proteins:
- a CDS encoding Gfo/Idh/MocA family protein, with protein MTRKTVRIAMNGVTGRMGYRQHLVRSILALREQGGLDLGDGTVLWPEPVLVGRREHALRALAERHGLDHVSTDLDAVLADDSIDIYFDAQVTSAREEAIRKAIAAGKHVYTEKPTATGLDGALELARLANAAGIKHGVVQDKLFLPGLLKLKRLIDGGFFGRILSVRGEFGYWVFEGDWQEAQRPSWNYRAQDGGGIVVDMFPHWEYVLHELFGRVRSVQALTATHIPERWDEKGKPYDATADDAAYGVFELDGGAIAQINSSWAVRVHRDELVEFQVDGTEGSAVAGLRGCRVQHRSATPKPVWNPDIPATEDFRDQWQEVPDNGDFDNGFKAQWELFLRHVYADAPYHWDLLAGARGVQLAELGLRSSAEGRRLDVPEIGL; from the coding sequence GTGACACGCAAGACGGTGCGTATCGCCATGAACGGTGTGACCGGGCGCATGGGCTACCGCCAGCACCTGGTCCGCTCCATCCTGGCGCTGCGCGAACAGGGCGGCCTCGACCTCGGCGACGGCACCGTGCTGTGGCCGGAGCCGGTCCTGGTCGGCCGCCGCGAGCACGCGCTGAGGGCGCTGGCCGAACGGCACGGACTCGACCACGTCTCCACCGACCTGGACGCGGTGCTGGCCGACGACTCCATCGACATCTACTTCGACGCCCAGGTGACGTCGGCCCGCGAGGAGGCGATCAGGAAGGCGATCGCCGCGGGCAAGCACGTCTACACCGAGAAGCCCACGGCCACCGGCCTCGACGGCGCCCTCGAACTCGCCCGCCTGGCGAACGCGGCCGGCATCAAGCACGGCGTCGTGCAGGACAAGCTCTTCCTCCCGGGCCTGCTCAAGCTCAAGCGCCTCATCGACGGCGGCTTCTTCGGCCGGATCCTGTCCGTGCGCGGCGAGTTCGGCTACTGGGTCTTCGAGGGCGACTGGCAGGAGGCGCAGCGCCCGTCCTGGAACTACCGCGCGCAGGATGGCGGCGGCATCGTCGTCGACATGTTCCCGCACTGGGAGTACGTCCTGCACGAGCTGTTCGGCCGGGTGAGGTCCGTCCAGGCCCTCACCGCCACCCACATCCCCGAGCGCTGGGACGAGAAGGGCAAGCCCTACGACGCCACCGCCGACGACGCCGCGTACGGCGTCTTCGAGCTGGACGGCGGCGCGATCGCGCAGATCAACTCCTCCTGGGCGGTCCGCGTCCACCGCGACGAGCTGGTCGAGTTCCAGGTCGACGGCACCGAGGGCTCCGCCGTCGCGGGCCTGCGGGGCTGCCGCGTCCAGCACCGCTCCGCCACCCCCAAGCCGGTCTGGAACCCGGACATCCCCGCCACCGAGGACTTCCGCGACCAGTGGCAGGAGGTCCCCGACAACGGCGACTTCGACAACGGCTTCAAGGCCCAGTGGGAACTGTTCCTGCGCCACGTCTACGCCGACGCCCCCTACCACTGGGACCTGCTGGCCGGCGCCCGCGGCGTCCAGCTCGCCGAACTGGGCCTGAGGTCCTCCGCGGAGGGCCGCCGCCTCGACGTACCGGAGATCGGCCTGTGA
- a CDS encoding LacI family DNA-binding transcriptional regulator, whose product MTVTLADVAARAQVSPATVSRVLNGNYPVAASTRERVLKAVDELDYVLNGPASALAAATSDLVGILVNDIADPFFGVMAGAVQSEIGGPGGRAGGERLAVVCNTGGAPERELTYLTLLQRQRAAAVVLTGGAMEDGPHQAAVAAKLRKLTEAGTRVVLCGRPPAPDTGAIALTFDNRGGGRLLTEHLIGLGHRRLGYIAGPEERTTTRHRLEGHRTALAAHGIEEDPRWTVHGRYDRQAGYEATLELLRRDPTLTAVVAANDTVALGACAALRDSGLRIPDDVSVAGFDDLPFSIDAVPALTTVRLPLAEAGARAGRVAMGREDAPVGGVATVRGELMVRGSSGRPRG is encoded by the coding sequence ATGACGGTGACACTGGCGGACGTGGCGGCCCGCGCCCAGGTCTCCCCCGCGACGGTGTCGCGCGTGCTGAACGGGAACTACCCCGTGGCCGCCTCCACCCGGGAGCGGGTGCTCAAGGCCGTCGACGAGCTGGACTACGTGCTCAACGGTCCCGCGAGCGCGCTGGCCGCGGCCACCTCCGACCTGGTGGGCATCCTCGTCAACGACATCGCCGACCCCTTCTTCGGCGTCATGGCCGGCGCCGTCCAGTCCGAGATCGGCGGGCCCGGCGGCAGAGCGGGCGGCGAGAGACTCGCCGTGGTCTGCAACACCGGGGGCGCCCCGGAACGGGAGCTGACCTACCTCACGCTGCTCCAGCGGCAGCGGGCGGCGGCGGTCGTGCTGACCGGCGGCGCGATGGAGGACGGTCCGCATCAGGCGGCCGTGGCGGCGAAGCTGCGCAAGCTCACGGAGGCCGGGACGCGCGTGGTGCTGTGCGGGCGGCCGCCTGCGCCGGACACCGGGGCGATCGCGCTCACCTTCGACAACCGGGGCGGCGGGCGGCTGTTGACCGAGCACCTCATCGGGCTCGGGCACCGACGGCTGGGCTACATCGCGGGCCCGGAGGAACGCACCACGACGCGGCACCGGCTGGAGGGGCACCGCACCGCGCTCGCCGCGCACGGCATCGAGGAGGACCCGCGCTGGACGGTCCACGGCCGCTACGACCGGCAGGCCGGGTACGAGGCGACGCTGGAGCTGCTGCGCAGGGACCCGACGCTGACCGCGGTCGTCGCCGCGAACGACACCGTCGCGCTGGGCGCGTGCGCGGCGCTGCGGGACTCGGGGCTGCGGATCCCGGACGACGTGTCCGTGGCGGGCTTCGACGACCTGCCGTTCAGCATCGACGCGGTGCCCGCGCTGACGACGGTCCGGCTGCCGCTGGCGGAGGCGGGGGCACGGGCCGGGCGGGTCGCGATGGGGCGGGAGGACGCGCCGGTGGGCGGGGTGGCGACGGTGCGGGGGGAGTTGATGGTACGGGGGTCCTCCGGACGGCCGCGGGGTTGA
- a CDS encoding sugar phosphate isomerase/epimerase family protein: MKLAFSTLGVPGLPLNDVLGLATSHGYHGVELRAHPEEPVHPGLSAGERAAVAEEFRAAGIEPLGVAGYARVAAPGDDDAVIAEMRDLLDLARDLGAPSIRVFPGGGTEQSPQEADAVAARRLGTAAEYAAEVGVRILLETHDSHRTGADAMRVLGLVGHRQAGALWDVMHTWLGGEQPSDTYAALSPHLGYVQVKDIASAEDTTPLALGAGVLPLTEVVDVLSRHGWDGWLCWEYEKRWYESAAPLPELLERGREHLARLLTDAA, encoded by the coding sequence ATGAAGCTGGCGTTCTCCACTCTCGGTGTTCCCGGACTGCCCCTGAACGACGTGCTGGGGCTCGCGACCTCGCACGGTTATCACGGGGTCGAGTTGCGCGCCCACCCGGAGGAACCGGTCCACCCGGGCCTGTCCGCCGGGGAACGGGCCGCGGTGGCCGAGGAGTTCAGGGCGGCGGGGATCGAACCGCTGGGGGTGGCGGGGTACGCGCGCGTCGCCGCGCCCGGTGACGACGACGCCGTGATCGCAGAGATGCGCGACCTGCTCGACCTCGCCCGCGACCTGGGCGCCCCCTCCATCCGGGTCTTCCCCGGCGGCGGCACCGAGCAGAGCCCGCAGGAGGCCGACGCGGTGGCCGCGCGGCGGCTGGGCACGGCCGCCGAGTACGCCGCCGAGGTCGGCGTACGCATCCTGCTGGAGACCCACGACTCGCACCGCACCGGCGCCGACGCGATGCGCGTCCTCGGGCTGGTCGGGCACCGGCAGGCGGGCGCCCTGTGGGACGTGATGCACACCTGGCTGGGCGGGGAGCAGCCCTCGGACACCTACGCGGCGCTCTCCCCGCACCTGGGCTACGTGCAGGTCAAGGACATCGCCTCCGCCGAGGACACCACCCCGCTGGCGCTGGGCGCCGGGGTGCTCCCGCTCACCGAGGTGGTGGACGTGCTGTCTCGGCACGGCTGGGACGGCTGGCTGTGCTGGGAGTACGAGAAGCGGTGGTACGAGTCGGCCGCCCCGCTGCCCGAACTGCTGGAGCGGGGCCGCGAACACCTCGCCCGGCTGCTCACGGACGCGGCGTGA
- a CDS encoding GNAT family N-acetyltransferase, whose amino-acid sequence MTFTLKGPVLEGTLVRLEPLDHRHAADLAVAAEEDRGTYGFTTVPRTDEVGAYIDAQLARAATGRLAPYAQVSRATGRAVGTTAYWEPRSWLTDDALDAVEVGFTWLARSTQGTGVNAEAKLLLFRHAFEGWGVSRVDLKTDARNRRSRAAIERTGARFEGVLRNWSRSWAPGEEGRLRDSAIYSITAAEWPGCRERLEERVRSAVEPSALTPRP is encoded by the coding sequence GTGACATTCACACTGAAGGGCCCGGTCCTCGAAGGCACGCTGGTACGACTGGAGCCGCTGGACCACCGGCACGCGGCCGACCTGGCGGTGGCGGCGGAGGAGGACCGCGGCACCTACGGCTTCACGACGGTGCCGAGGACCGACGAGGTCGGCGCCTACATCGACGCCCAGCTGGCCAGGGCGGCCACCGGACGGCTCGCGCCCTACGCGCAGGTCTCCCGTGCCACCGGCCGGGCGGTCGGCACCACCGCCTACTGGGAACCCCGCTCCTGGCTCACCGACGACGCGCTCGACGCCGTCGAGGTCGGCTTCACCTGGCTGGCCCGTTCCACCCAGGGCACGGGCGTGAACGCCGAGGCCAAGCTGCTCCTGTTCCGGCACGCCTTCGAGGGGTGGGGCGTCTCCCGCGTCGACCTCAAGACCGACGCCCGCAACCGGCGTTCCCGCGCCGCGATCGAGCGGACCGGCGCCCGCTTCGAGGGCGTCCTGCGCAACTGGTCCCGCTCCTGGGCGCCGGGCGAGGAAGGACGGCTGCGGGACTCCGCGATCTACTCGATTACGGCGGCGGAGTGGCCGGGGTGCCGGGAGCGGCTGGAGGAGAGGGTCCGGTCGGCGGTGGAGCCTTCCGCGCTCACGCCGCGTCCGTGA